Proteins encoded together in one Ictidomys tridecemlineatus isolate mIctTri1 chromosome 3, mIctTri1.hap1, whole genome shotgun sequence window:
- the LOC144375626 gene encoding LOW QUALITY PROTEIN: protein SLFN14-like (The sequence of the model RefSeq protein was modified relative to this genomic sequence to represent the inferred CDS: deleted 1 base in 1 codon) produces the protein MENLETDVEMHYAELIIKVGKVTFGEENRKRMTNSSLKRIENSNIIQAICALLNSGGGVIKAEIDDETYSYQCHGLGQDLETSFQKLLPSGSQKYLDYMQYGHNLLIFVKSWSPNVCSLPLRICSLRSNLYQRDVTSAINLSASSALELLREKSSRVPRARPKLKLHPQKALNRYIQEEEDMKMSALEFFERDKLTYKEKLNFTESTHVEFKRFTTKKVVPRVKEMLPHYVSAFANTQGGYLIFGVDDKSKEVFGCRREKVNPELLKKEIENCIEKLPTFHFRCEKPKVKFTTKILNVYHKDVLFGYVCVVQVEPFCCIVFAEAPDSWIMRDNSVTRLTAEQWVVMMLGIQSAPPSLATDCSANRISSTSSALRSPAYPMKVMEFKGVLQQRLFPVTQEEMIQFKPESLCKKLFSDHKELEELMKTQMCPCSQGIVIFSRSWADDVGLSKEQNVLCDALLIAINSPLVLYTVLIEPNCIEGYEYARNTARRLKRKLQSVSGYTGKMCIIPRVIHLASRQCRPGEVLVHYPQSYRLSNVVEMENLLQALVVISLCSRSLLSDQLGCEFFSLLVEEQSKLLSKSLQETRELFIHCLPGTRKTALAMKIMEEVKNLFHCKPKEILYVCESVTLRDFVIQKTTFHAVTQKTFMQGEFPKIKHIVMDETENFCSKYGDWYLKARRITHPEVKVVGSKDLHHGILWIFLDPFQVHRADDNGLPPPSAQFPRKTITDRIHCALEIANVMKEEMKLIKANPPSSMSLDTLALFQEASYEEAMFAQALPGVFETKTNLTIEQIANYVVERCHSLFQCGYRPKDVAILCKRVEDTGRYKLALPTAIKDRGATEVLFSRAIGVGGNHIILDSIQQFSGLERNIVFGISSECSQSEKFHKLFFASRAIKHLYLLYEKRATL, from the exons ATGGAAAATCTCGAAACTGATGTAGAAATGCACTATGCTGAGCTCATCATAAAAGTGGGTAAAGTGACTTTTGGAGAAGAGAACAGGAAAAGGATGACCAATAGCAGTTTGAAAAGAATTGAGAATTCAAATATCATCCAGGCTATTTGTGCACTGTTAAATTCTGGAGGGGGTGTGATCAAAGCAGAGATTGATGATGAAACCTACAGTTACCAATGTCATGGACTGGGACAGGATTTGGAAACTTCATTCCAAAAGCTCCTTCCTTCAGGTTCACAGAAATACCTTGACTACATGCAGTACGGGCACAATCTCCTGATTTTTGTGAAATCATGGAGCCCAAATGTTTGCAGCCTCCCACTGAGGATTTGCAGCTTGCGCTCCAATTTATATCAGAGAGATGTGACTTCTGCCATTAACTTGAGTGCCAGCAGTGCCCTGGAGCTTCTTAGAGAGAAATCATCTAGAGTTCCAAGAGCTAGACCAAAGCTGAAGCTGCATCCTCAGAAAGCTCTCAACAGATACATTCAGGAAGAGGAAGACATGAAGATGTCTGCCTTGGAATTTTTTGAAAGGGATAAACTCACATATAAGGAGAAACTCAACTTTACGGAGTCAACACATGTCGAGTTTAAAAGGTTCACCACCAAAAAGGTTGTACCTCGGGTTAAAGAGATGCTGCCTCATTACGTCTCCGCATTTGCCAACACTCAAGGGGGATACCTAATTTTCGGGGTCGATGATAAGAGCAAAGAAGTGTTTGGATGTAGGAGAGAAAAAGTGAACCCTGagttactaaaaaaagaaatagaaaactgcaTAGAAAAATTGCCTACATTCCACTTCCGTTGTGAGAAGCCCAAGGTGAAGTTTACTACCAAAATCTTGAATGTATACCACAAAGATGTCCTGTTTGGTTATGTCTGTGTGGTTCAAGTAGAGCCTTTCTGTTGTATAGTATTTGCAGAGGCCCCAGATTCCTGGATCATGAGGGACAATTCTGTCACAAGGCTGACGGCTGAGCAATGGGTGGTCATGATGCTGGGTATTCAGTCAG CTCCTCCCAGTTTGGCTACTGACTGCAGTGCTAACCGGATTTCATCAACTTCATCTGCCCTAAGAAGCCCAGCATATCCCATGAAAGTCATGGAATTTAAGGGAGTTCTGCAACAACGTTTGTTTCCAG TGAcacaagaagaaatgatacaattTAAACCAGAATCCCTCTGTAAGAAGCTGTTCTCAGATCATAAAGAACTGGAGGAATTAATGAAGACACAGATGTGCCCTTGTTCTCAGGGAATTGTGATATTTTCTAGAAGCTGGGCTGATGATGTTGGCTTAAGCAAAGAGCAGAACGTCCTGTGCGATGCTCTCCTGATAGCAATTAACAGCCCCCTGGTACTCTACACAGTATTAATAGAGCCAAATTGTATTGAAGGGTATGAATATGCTCGAAACACTGCTCGTAGGTTAAAGCGGAAACTGCAAAGTGTTAGTGGCTACACAGGGAAAATGTGCATCATTCCAAGGGTGATCCACCTGGCCAGCAGACAGTGTAGACCTGGTGAAGTCCTTGTACACTACCCCCAATCCTACAGGCTCTCCAATGTGGTTGAAATGGAGAACTTGCTGCAGGCCCTT GTGGTCATCTCACTGTGCTCCAGGTCTCTTCTGAGTGACCAGCTGGGCTGTGAGTTTTTCAGCCTGCTTGTAGAGGAGCAGAGCAAGTTGCTTTCCAAGAGCCTTCAGGAAACTCGGGAATTGTTCATCCACTGCCTTCCAGGAACCAGGAAGACAGCCCTAGCCATGAAGATCATGGAGGAAGTGAAGAACTTGTTCCACTGCAAACCTAAAGAGATCCTCTATGTTTGTGAGAGTGTCACCCTAAGGGATTTTGTGAT TCAAAAAACCACCTTCCATGCTGTGACTCAGAAAACCTTCATGCAAGGGGAGTTCCCAAAGATTAAACACATAGTGATGGATGAGACTGAGAATTTCTGCAGTAAATATGGTGATTGGTACTTGAAGGCTAGAAGAATCACCCACCCTGAGGTAAAGGTGGTTGGAAGTAAAGACCTTCACCATGGGATCCTCTGGATTTTTCTGGACCCTTTCCAAGTCCATCGTGCAGATGACAATGGCCTTCCCCCTCCTTCTGCTCAGTTTCCTCGAAAAACAATCACCGACAGGATCCACTGTGCTCTGGAAATAGCAAATGtcatgaaagaagaaatgaagttgATCAAAGCAAACCCTCCCTCCAGCATGTCTCTGGACACATTGGCATTATTCCAAGAAGCATCCTATGAGGAAGCAATGTTTGCCCAGGCTCTACCTGGGGTGTTTGAAACCAAGACTAACCTAACCATAGAACAAATAGCAAACTATGTGGTAGAAAGATGTCACAGCCTCTTCCAATGTGGCTATAGGCCCAAAGATGTAGCAATTCTTTGCAAGAGAGTAGAGGACACAGGACGCTATAAGCTTGCACTGCCTACAGCAATTAAGGACCGTGGAGCAACAGAAGTTCTATTTAGCCGTGCCATTGGTGTTGGGGGCAATCATATTATTTTAGACAGTATTCAGCAGTTTTCAGGACTGGAGAGAAATATCGTGTTCGGGATTAGTTCAGAATGTTCCCAGTCTGAGAAATTTCATAAGCTCTTCTTTGCTTCAAGAGCCATTAAACACCTCTACCTCCTTTATGAAAAGAGGGCAACCCtctga